The DNA segment TATATTCAAGATTTTGCAAGCACAAGCAAATAAGGTTTACTTCCAATCTTCTAATACTGAAGCAGTATGGAATATTAAGGATTCTTCtggtcatttttttgaagccaCATCAATTTCATTGGTCGGTTCCCATATAATCATTGCTGATTCCTCTGCAAGGGCCGTAAATGTGTCCATCAtagattcttcttctaatatAAATCAGTGTGAGATTTCAAGCGTTGGTGAATTCCTACAGTTCAATAAGGGCCAGCTGTCTGTTACATGTAACGATTTTCCCTTACTAGAAAAGTTCAAAAGGTTATGTATGATTTCAATTTTCGAGTTCATTTCCACATATAAAGCCTTGACCGGTACAATCATTTCATCCTATGGGTTGCGAATGTCCGATATGCATGTTATTTTGAACTCACCGTTTAATTTTAAAGATTGGTGTGAGGTTTACATTGACGGTCAAGGTTGGGTTAAAGTATGGTGCCATATTGATAAAGTGTCTAAGAATAATAATCCTAAAACCAATAGCGACCACGATGCGAAaggaaaatatcaaatcaGATTTTATAGAGATGACAAATCTACATCTAGCAAAAACTGCGTGTTTTTCATCCCAGACAATGAGTATGTTCaagatattttcttctataaCGCCAACTCAGCAGAACCTTCTAAAAGTATGAATGAGTTCTTCGAAGGATTGCAAATGATAAAGCTTGTTGGTAACGTGCGTTTCTGCAGTGATACGGATTTGACTGATATAATGGATAATGGGTCTGTCTACAGTAGTGCTAACAATGGCAGTGGTGACAGCAGCTCAGCGGCGCTGAATAATGAAAGTCCCAACACTACACCAAAGAGTagaactttcttttcaccgAAAGGCCATAAAAGAAACAGTTCTCACGTAAGTTCGTTAACTTCAAGATCGGCAAAGAAGCCCATAACTAACTTTACTACACGGACAAATGGACTTTTAATTAGGCCATTGCCTCATCACGGTGTCCATCACTTAGAAGCAATGATTAGGTTCATTATACCCTTGATGGACTGTGCAAGACTCTATGGGCGTCCAGTTCAATTCAAAACAGACAGAACGGATATGAATTCGCTAATGTTTGGACTTCCTAAATTGCCCTCTGTGGACTATTTTGCTCAGGAGGAGATAGCCCATTTAATGACTCAGGATTTCAATCCTTTGAAGGAAGAAGATACTGATGATACAATGGCTTTAACCATGTCAAGATTCACCGGCTATTTGCAAGAAAGAACGACAAAAGTCCCGAAGAGAAATATGGAACTGAATTTCAGGACATTTGGTGATGTAATGGGCATATATAATTCTACGAGGGAGCGTTCTAAACTTAGTTCCATGGCTGATGAAGATAATTCGATGAAGGAGCTTTCGTTGAGTGATAAAAGCAACGTTAGTTCCGATACAACAAATGTGATGAACCAATTACAGGTAAACGCCCACAAATACCCAAACTCTATGTGCGAACGCCCTATCGTTGCAAGCACATCACCTTTGGCCTAGCTCTTTATAGATATAGCTACGATTTAGAGACTAATCTCCAGtatattgtttttataACGAGGTATCTCTATCGCCGATTATACTCTGTTATGATCTTATGTGATATATacttgtatatatatgtaaaaaCGTCTTAATGTGAAGAGTTTTCGTTTAACGTGATGCCtagtgaaaagaaaaaaaatagcaaaTTGCCACTCTATGAAGTGAGCAGAGCATTATATGGCAAGAGcattgaaaatatcaagtGGCTACTCATAGAAATCTACCATATAAAATAGTGATATAAGCCACAATGCAAGCCCCAGTGGTATTTATGAATGCTTCTCAAGAGAGAACTACAGGTCGTCAAGCCCAAATTTCCAATATCACTGCTGCAAAGGCAGTTGCTGATGTCATTCGTACTTGTTTAGGCCCAAAGGCTATGTTGAAGATGCTATTAGATCCTATGGGTGGCCTTGTTTTGACTAACGATGGCCATGCTATTCTGAGGGAAATTGACGTTGCGCATCCAGCAGCCAAATCCATGTTGGAGTTATCCCGTACTCAAGATGAAGAGGTAGGTGACGGAACCACAactgttattattttggCAGGTGAAATTCTAGCTCAGTGTGCGCCTTACTTGATTGAGAAGAACATACATCCTGTTATTATCATTCAAGctttaaaaaaagcttTAACTGATGCACTGGAAGTTATAAAGCAAGTGAGTAAACCTGTCGATGTGGAAAATGATGTTGCTATGAAGAAGTTGATTCAAGCTTCCATTGGTACTAAATATGTCATACATTGGTCAGAAAAAATGTGCGAATTGGCCTTGGACGCTGTTAAGACTGTCCGTAAGGATCTCGGTCAAACCGTGGAAGGTGAACCCAATTTTGAGATTGATATCAAGAGATATGTCCGTGTAGAAAAGATCCCCGGTGGTGATGTTCTAGATTCTCGAGTATTAAAGGGTGTGCTATTGAACAAGGATGTTGTTCATCCAAAAATGTCCCGCCACATAGAGAATCCACGTGTTGTCCTTTTGGATTGTCCACTGGAATATAAGAAGGGTGAATCACAAACCAacattgaaattgaaaaggaagaagattGGAACAGGATTTTACAAATCGAAGAGGAACAAGTCCAGTTAATGTGCGAGCAGATTTTGGCAGTAAAGCCAACTCTTGTTATTACTGAAAAGGGTGTGTCCGATCTAGCGCAGCATTATTTACTAAAAGGCGGATGCAGTGCATTAAGAAGAGTGAAGAAATCAGACAACAACAGAATTGCTCGTGTAACCGGCGCAACTATTGTTAATCGTGTAGAAGACTTGAAGGAAAGTGACGTCGGTACAAATTGCGGATTATTCAAAGTAGAGATGATTGGTGACGagtatttttcatttttggacaACTGTAAGGAACCGAAAGCTTGTACCATAATGTTACGTGGTGGTTCCAAGGATATTTTAAATGAAATAGATCGTAACCTACAAGATGCTATGGCTGTTGCCCGTAATGTGATGCTAAGTCCTTCCTTGTCCCCGGGTGGTGGTGCTACTGAAATGGCTGTTTCCGTTAAATTAGCAGAAAAAGCAAAGCAATTAGAAGGGATTCAACAATGGCCATATCAGGCCGTAGCAGATGCTATGGAATGTATCCCACGTACATTAATACAAAATGCAGGTGGCGATCCTATCAGACTATTATCTCAGCTAAGAGCAAAACATGCCCAAGGTAATTTTACAACGGGTATTGATGGTGACAAGGGTAAGATTGTAGATATGGTTAGTTACGGTATTTGGGAGCCTGAAGTCATTAAACAGCAAAGTGTCAAAACTGCTATTGAAAGTGCATGTTTACTATTAAGAGTTGATGATATCGTTAGTGGTgtaagaaaacaagaagaataaCCTCGGGGTTAAACTTCATTATCGTTGTTTAATTCCGGtctcttttcatctttttttatttttttatgctATTGTAATGTATTTATATAGAATTAAAATCTTCATATAACTTTGTCATCCTTACGGTACGTTATAAACGGCAATTAAATAACCATTTGCATAGGAttgcctttttttgaagccAGCCGTGGATGTATTTAAAATTACTAGTAAATTTACCCACCAACAGATTCAGTCTTTACTTGAACGTGGTAGAGGGTATGAGATAAATGAAGAACTCgatttatcatcatctgaAATGGTTTCAGAATTTCTGCTTTGAGAAATAGAATATGATTCTCTCATTTCCAAAATTGGTGTTAAGCGCCGTGGCTTAACAACCGAGGCAATATCAGGAAGTTCAGTGGCTTGTCCCTTAGGAGTCATGGGACAGCTAATATATCCTTTACCAGGGAAATTGGTCCCTTGGTTTGAGTAGACCAATGTCTTAGAAACTAAAGCTTTTCTAGATATTTTCGGTCTTTTCAGTTGTGCTCCCGCCTCTTTttgatcttcaatttcCTCCCGCCCTTCTTCTGTTCCTCTTGTATGTTTCTTGTTTGTCTTGAAGCTTTTATAAACGTTTCTTGAGATAGCCAAGATCTCTTCTAGCGAAAATTCTAGTCTACCACTTTTAGATTCGTTATCCTCGCAATAAATTAGTTTAAAATTGCAGTCAATCTTTTCAGGTTTTTGGTCTTTTGTATCGATCATTTGATAAACAGGGTCACTTCTTCCAATAGAATCTCTGAAGATGGGTAGCTTTTcatcaatctttttttctttcggTGATGGTATTTGGTACTGTTTAAGCTCACCTAAATTTGTATTTGCTTCTAGCACTGATATCTTTaaatcattttctttgcttctTTCTACCTTAAAACCAAAGTTTTCCCATCCATCTCTATAAACGCCATCCACAGGTTTATCAGATAGTTCTACATCTAGTTCCTCTTCATCCACAAACacattgttttttattgagTTATAGTCACTTGATGCATCATTTTGGTTTGCGAACTCTAATCTTTTAACGAATTCTGATCTGGTTTTTCCAAGTACTATAGATTCGAGGGGGTCCATTAACATTTCATTCTCTAGCTGaatattcttctcttcCAATTTTCTCAGCAGATGACTTAACTGATCTTCTAAAACAAGATTGGGTTTAGCGTTGTTTTTTATTCCCAGTTTTAAAATATACATAGcatattgaaatttttgtttctgaagTAGAAGATTTGTAAACTCTTCATAAAATAATGCTAGCTTAGAACCAATTCCATTTCTTAACATATATACGAAAATATCTCTACTCTCCATGAAAGAATTAGTGGTAAAAAGCTCTATGTACCAAAAccatattttcaaaaatctAACATCATTTTTGTATCTCACTAAACCCTTCAGATGGGATAAGCATCGCTCCAAAAGAGTAAGCATTCCACTTTGTTTGGAATTACCACCTTGGGGGTAGGCATTGTTTAACCAGTTTATGTATTCAAGGTACAAGGTAATTGGGTCGCTTAATGTCGGAAGCTCATTTATCAATCTTTGCTCAAAGCATGATTTGACTTGACTTATTTCTGTTAATGGTTGACGTATCGCTGTCGATAGTGCGGATGCTGATCTTCCTTCCCTTAAAGGAAGaatgttttccttttggctttcaatttcttcaaagttaACAACATTTTGTGATGGTGGTGATGCCATGTAAAAATACGTTTCTTTGCTTGTCTTCTTGTGTATCGgattgatttcttttgttaaaTCTTCGCATTGGTTTTGTTTACTATTTTGCATTAGTTTGCACTATCGtattatacaaaaaaaggtgccgaaaaaaatatatctaACATGATTATTACTTAGTTatacattaaaaaaatatactagttgtattttcatttagCAACTAAGTTgcagaaaaaggaaaacaaaatggaTAGAATTAGGAACACAGAAACCATGCCAGGCCCAATCTTATCTTCATAATCTACTGCTCTCTTGAGTCTGATGTTTACCACTCTCTTGGCGTAGACTATAACAGTCCGTATCAGCACAGCCAAGGaagtaataaaaaaccCAATTGAGCCAATCATGGCTGTTGGTGAACCATAGGTTAACAAAGTAGTGGAGACACCGCCCAATAATATAGAAATGGATAACCAGGACAGATATGTTCTCTCAGTGGCGAAGTAAACTTTTGGTTCTACACGAACTGGGACACATATTGTCTTCCCTGGTGGAGCACGAATTTGAGCATCAAAAGTAGTGCCTTTTGGAATCTTAGATATTTGATCGCCATTGAAGTAGTGGTCAAAAAATGCCACAACTTCATAGTACGCTTTAGGAACGGGGTTTTCGGCAtttctgatttttctttgataataaGCAGCATTGACACTCTCGACAACATGATTACTGTTTAAAGGGGGAGCCGAAGTGGCTCCATACCCAACAGATTCTTCTACATCGAGAGAATTACCGGGTGCATTTGTCATGGCAGCGATCAAAGCGGcatcatcctcatcatcttcatcgaaGTCGTTATCTTCGTTGTCGGATCTACCAGGCCTTGTTATCTCAATATTTGTAGGTAGCGGAGGTTTTCTGATATCCACATCCATTTGGGGTAACCAAAATGGAATCGAATCTACTTTATCATTTAGTAAAGTAGCCACACCGTGAATGAACTTGGAGAATTTTGGAACGGGTTCAACCAAGTGAGACCCAACCAATTCACGTACCCATTCTGGAGGTTCTTGACCTAATTGAGTTTGTAATTTAACTTCCAAGACTGCATAAGGAAAACGACAAATATCTTTATCATCTAGCTGCTTGAATGGCCAATCAACACCAATATCAGTTCTTCTCCAATTCTTATGAGTCCTATCAACACCATCAAAGTTGTCTTCTCTTACCATAGTTAACTCTGTATCAAGTGAAATACGAACTCTTGCATCACCAGGCAATTGGAAAGCAGTTCTATTGTAAAATGACCTCACTACGGGtcttaattttttctttaacatgacGTACTGAATTTCGGATGCCAGAGCTTCCAAGTTTTCGATTTCGTTCATTGGCTTTTTGCCTTCTTTACGCATCTTAGCAAAAACTTGATCCACAGTATATTTACCCTTCAAAAAGTCATTGACATGACGTTCCTTTAGCGCAAACCTTGCCTTAACGGATTTCTCACCAGTCCAATCTTCCCTATGGGTCTTTCTTTCTACGAAAATCGTGTCTGTAGACATTCCACCATACCATCTTAATCTATGGGCTTCTGCACcttcatcttttcttaGTCTACCATAGTAAAGGtctaaattttcattatcaaaataaaTAGAAGTAATGGCGGaatcttctctttcaaattccTTGTTTGTATTGAAGACTAATACTGGTAAATGTTTTAGAATAATTAATTTCAGTTCCGTAATGTTATCGGGGTGAACCCAATACTTTGTCGTTTGTCTCACAAAGTTTTGCTGTTTACCACCCGCAGATGAATCTCCCTTGATTGGGCGACCTGAAGTTCTGGCAATATCATATAGTTGAGAAATTTTAACGACTAATTCATCATAGTTTTCCTTAAAAAACGGCTTGGAATCTAATCTAACCTGGAAAACTGGTTTCAAGATAAAGCCTGTCTTTTTGTCGTGCttctttattatcttttggAAACCCGTGTAATTCAGCCTCGAAAACTTGGCTAAATCATGTACATCGGCAATAATGTCACttagttcttcttctagaatttcaaaatctaGCTGAGTAGGGGGATTATTGGAGTCCAATAAACGAACAGTATGTTGCACCTCTTCTTGAACTTCTTTCACACGTCTAAACACCTCACTATGTTTAACTTTGCAAAATGTGTAAACCTTGTCCAACTCTATCTCCAAAGACTCTAAAAAATCTGTTTCTAACTCTTGCGACCACTGACCGTCATTCTTTGATAGGTTGTCTTCTAATTCAGTTTTCAAGTCATCGTAGCTAATGTAATAATAGCTGTACTGTCTAATAAGAGACTTGCTCAGGTGCTCACCAAACTTCATAATTTCAGCTGCcttgttttctcttttattggTCGCTCCTGCTAGTCACTTTGTATAACCTTTTATTACCTCAATATATAGAGGTGGTAGTattacttctttttcattcacGTGCGCAGCCACGTGctgataaaataaaaatgaaataagCAACATGTGTTTCTAGTGCGTTGTATGAAAGAGCGAATCTACTAATCAGTAACTCTCCGTCAAAAGGCAGAGGTTATAATTTCCTGTCAATGGTTCCTTATACACTGCTAATAATAACATGCTATTCCAAATGAACTGTGATGGGTTATGTAAGAAGCGGAAATGACAATTGTATTGATTTAACTGAGATATCGATATCCTCTTTTTTACTTCAGCAGGATGTTTTTAAAGACCTATCTTCGGGACGACATCTTTACGATTTAAATGCAGTCGCAAATATCTGTGATGTATCTCAAACCTACGATATATGTTATTTCATACGTTTGCATAACAATTAGCCTACATCTACTGGCGTATTCTTGTCTAATGATAATGTTTACTGGAACTTAAAGGACCTACCATAGTATCTACTGCTATCCTCGGAAAAGAAATACATAGTAAATAAGAGTTAAGCTTAACCGAGATAGCTGTGTAGTATGCCTGTCGCAGGCGTTTGTAGCGTAACATTAATGCTCTAGATAATATCAATCCTTAAACgataattgaaaattgcTATGATATAAAACATGAATGataaaagtgaagaaataAGGTATATTGCTATTAATCTTTCTATATGCATAAGTTCAATAATACATGAATACCCATTGAACCTGTTATAAAGTAGTTTCCGTTTCTCCAAATTGTCTGCCCAAAATGATTTAAAGTTGCTATGCAGTTCATGCGTAGCCTGAGATAATTTCTAGCATTTCCTCAATCCTTTTTTCGTCGAATCTTGCGTCACATTCCTCTACTATGGAATATAGGTGAACCATATTGGCAGGAAGTTGATTGACAATTTGCAGTTTTTCCGctttgaataatttgaaGGAATTCAATTTAGTCATTAAGTCACCAAAACTTTGATCACTCATTCTGCTGATGGCCGACTTTTCAACATCTTTTACACCACTGCTTTTTCGCTCCTCGCCTTCATCTTCCTGGTTAATATAGTTCTTGTTTATGCTGAGGTAGTTTACCACATTTCGAGTGATACCTTGCAATTCAGGGTGATTGTAGGGTCTATTTTGTTTACCCTTCGagcgatttttttttagtgcAGCTTGGCTTTTTTCGTCCCAGAGATGTTCTCTTTCGAGATCAGATAGAAATTTCAAGACTTCATAATCACTTAAAAAGGCATTCCtttcttcaagaactttCATAACgtccaaaaaaatttgtatatATGTTGTATTGTCCTGGTCGCTAATGTCAACTGTCCACAAACGTCTCAACTATGACCAATAGAGCAGTATTTGTTTGATCGTCAGCTCAGAGATCGATGACCATGGAAAATTTAATTGCGGCGcgagaaagaaaaaaaaattctattatttcCTACTATATTTATCCTCAAAACAGGAACacttttcaagaaattagCCTTGTTGGCGCAATCGGTAGCGCGTATGACTCTTAATCATAAGGTTAGGGGTTCGAGCCCCCTACAGGGCTATCTTTTTAAGATTGCCTTTTTAGTACTATAAACTGCCTTTTAGCAATTGTTCTCCTTATTCTAAAGAGGATGTAACACAACACGGTACTCGTGCTCTTCGTGAATgcaatattaatatttcCAGAATTTTTAATCGATTGCGTCACTATACTGCTCATAccagaaaaagaacgaaGCTGATAGCACTATTATTTACCACCAGTCATAGTTGAcgaatttcaagaaatactACAAAAATAAATTGAAACGGACAGGAATTGAACCTGCAACCCTTCGATTGCAATCTTATTCCGTGGAATTTCCAAGATTTAATTGGAGTCGAAAGCTCTACCATTGAGCCACCGCTTCAACTTTTGTTAAAATCATTACAGAAAAGTTTCTATGATAGCTGTTGAATCTTACAAAGCTAGTATATGGGAAGTGggaaaattttcaaaactgttggaatatgttggaataagtgattaccactatacatttattcatataaattgttgtagttgatgacgaacattctttaacatgatactaatgatgttgagtaaattaatactaacattcttatggtgataccaatttaaatggagtagggaaattctaattatagaatttcctgcactaataagataaagatctattaattgtccagaacttagtatataagaagatgagttaacactcaagtattatcatcaatgttccgaattatgtctgaaccttttggtttaatacacccaatcagcgtgtgttttatatacctctcttatatagattaagaaggaacgactattcttaattattacaacttactaaactactaattatcaacagaataagtgattagtaccatacatttattcgtataaattggattaagttattgcaactatacgttcTTCGTATGAATTTGAGATATGGGTGAactttgagataattgttgggattccattgttgataaaggcaatattatttggtatatataatatactgGGAGTTCTCCTCCAGGATACAAAAATTCGCAAAAGGAAATATATAACGTACACAAAAATATATCTACTCCTTCTTCTGTTTCGTACGTTgtcattcattatcctattacattatcaatccttgcattccagcttccacttacttcgatgaccgcttctcataacttagGTCATCTTCaaacaccgtatatgataatgtactagtagtatgactactagttgatagacgatagcCTTGATTTTCATGCCAACaaagagaggtatataaaacacacaCTGATTGGTCATATTAAACccaaaggttcagacataattcggaacattgatgataatactTGAGTGATgactcatcttcttatatactaagttctggtcAATTATTAGATCTTCATCTTATTATTGCAGTAatttctataattagaatatgcctactccaatttaattggtatcatcataagaatgtttgtattcatttacccaacattattagtatcatgttaaagtatgttcgtcatcaagTACTTCAATTATACGAATAAATGTATGGTAGCAATtacttattccaacagaaGAGCCACctattccaacaataacTGTTGAAGTAGGAATGACAATGCgtaaaacaaaagaacaacagatatattattgtgtAAAATTaatggttttcttttgtggATTCCaatatcctcgaggaggacatctagtatattctgtatacataataatattaccTTTATCCACAATGGAATGTTAACAATTACCTCGAAATTTACCTACATCTCAGCTATAGTTTAGGATATTTTAATCGTAGTTATCTTTGCAATCCTTGCTGACTTTGGTAACTGATTGCATTTTCAGTTctatttgtatttttagtactttttatttgtttataTGTCGAATACATCTTGCCTTtttattgttcttttccGTTAACACAAAACTATTGAAATATTTAAGGGAAGAGTAAACTAAACATAAAATATAACACCAACTTACGCATACAATATACTAACTggagaagaagttgaacaCCTTTCAGTGGTGCTTATGTCATACATGGGTTACTAGtagggaaaaaaaaaaaaaatacacaGGTCTATATTTTACATTAGTTCAACAATAAAacctttctttatttatctATATTGCTTTTGCTTCTTGAAAGAGCTTCCTTCTTTTGGATTATCTCTTCCTCTTGAGTGTTTTTCCGACTTTGGTTGTAGTGGCACAGAATTTGgaaagatttcaaattcttgctCTTTAATTAATCTTTTCCAATCCCACATTTTTCTAACATAGAGTTCCAGTTTCCAATTCTTCCAGACTTGTCTGCCATAAATACTATTCTTCACCTTCTCTGATTCTGAAACTAACGCGCTAGCAATACGTTCCTTATACAATGTCAGCTTTGCTGTAAATTCCCATAATTTGTCCATTATGTGAGAGCCATACGCGTTACAAGTTAAATTTACAGACTCTTTAGACAAAACATTCAATAGCAACTTTCTCTTGATTGTATTCACCCTAGTAGTTTGTAGTACGTGCTCAACAACATGTGAAAATACTCCATGATAACACATTTGGATAAACCTTTTTTCAGGCAAGGCCAACATGCTGTCAATAGTAATATCCAAAAACTTATCATCGTAGTCAATTAGTTgttccaaaaaaaaggatCGCCTTCTTTCATCCGCTGTCGGCCAGTCATCCCTGGTATTGCCCAAAGTTGATGAGCTCAATGACAAGCAACTTtccaaaatattcttcgTATCCGACTTTTCTGGATAGTATTTTTGTATCAATTGAGCGATGACATTATCTCTTAAGTAACCGCCTTGTTTATTACTTGCGTTAATAATAGCAGTACCAAAATCCATGTTTGAGTTTAAGAGCATGCTTAATTCAGGGACTACTGCATCTAATATCTGTTTCACatctttttccttcaaatGTTCTAGCAGGGCACGCACCACGAAAGCACCTGTAGTATCCCTTTTGGCTAATTTCACAACACGGTCCTTCATATATAAACGGTAAAGTCTTTCAACATACTTTGTTCTGGCAGAGGCAATCACGTTTTCTAAGAAATGAGACCCAACGGGATCAGACAGTAAATATTCTAAGAATGATTCCTCCTTGACGTCTCTCTCATCTGCCGTATTGAAGACCAATCTCCAAAAAGAACGATCCCTATCAAAAATACCCTCGACCTGAATAATCAATTGAATCACAGGGGAGGCCACTTTATCTACACAATATTCTCTGAATTTGGTAATAGTGGATTGGGAAACATCAGACCGTGATTCGACACCGTTGGTGAAACCTTTATACAAAGTAGTTATCATGTTACGAAGTTcagatttgaaagattcCGGTGTTTGGTAAACTTTATTGAAATCGTCGTTATCTTTAATATcaatcatttttcttgcaatTTTCGACTTTTTAGAGCGTAGTGTAGAGTTCGTTTTGGTTGAATTAGGTAGCGTTTTGGAGGACAAGATTAGTATAAGTAGCCTCAAAACATGCGATGCATATTGATGATTCACCATCATTTTCAAGTGGGGTTTTAGCTCATTCAACATGAAGAGGAACATATTTTCCATAGTAACATAAGCTCcctctttttcattgttatcAAAGCTTGGTGTTAAAAGTTCTCTTTCTACCAAAGCGGCACTTCTAACAAATAAAGTCTCTAGAACATGAGACGCATATTTATGACATGACAAACCAAAGAAGGCACCATTGAAGGATTGAAAAATACCTTTTAATTGAGATTCATTACAATCAAGAATGACACGTTCCATTAATTTGGAAGTTATTTGAGAGGTAACCAATTTCAGTTCTTTACCCTTtgcttcttcaataatGCTTGTAACAAattgaaacttttcttcAGGTGCTTCGAAGGCATCTAATTGTAGGGCTGATTCTGCTTGCTTAAAATATTCCAGTTCTTCTCTGTCTAATACACCAAAAAACATCTGTGGTTGATTCTCTTTACTTTCGGGTTCATCATCGTAGGTAGGCTCTTCATGCTGGGTGTGCTCCTTCGTGACATTTGCATTGGGCTCAAAGCCATCCTTCTTCTGTTTATCTTGATGTCTTCTGCCTCTCACCTTGCTTTTTCCCATTTTGCTTTTAAAACGTTGTCCTTCGTGGAAGTTCTAGGGTGATTGTGCAATCTCAAATGAGGTAATAGATGATAGCTCATCTAAAATAACGTTCTTTGGAATGCTATAGATGAGTATGAAAATTCTCGCGAACTGAAaaagctaaaaaaaaaaatatgcagGAAGCGCTTACTGGATATACAATAACGACTAAACAAACTTATAGAAACCGAAAATCCTTCTTAGCAACTCCATTCTTGGCTAACGTGTACAGTAAACCCGTACTAT comes from the Saccharomyces mikatae IFO 1815 strain IFO1815 genome assembly, chromosome: 10 genome and includes:
- the CCT3 gene encoding chaperonin-containing T-complex subunit CCT3 (similar to Saccharomyces cerevisiae CCT3 (YJL014W); ancestral locus Anc_5.163), giving the protein MQAPVVFMNASQERTTGRQAQISNITAAKAVADVIRTCLGPKAMLKMLLDPMGGLVLTNDGHAILREIDVAHPAAKSMLELSRTQDEEVGDGTTTVIILAGEILAQCAPYLIEKNIHPVIIIQALKKALTDALEVIKQVSKPVDVENDVAMKKLIQASIGTKYVIHWSEKMCELALDAVKTVRKDLGQTVEGEPNFEIDIKRYVRVEKIPGGDVLDSRVLKGVLLNKDVVHPKMSRHIENPRVVLLDCPLEYKKGESQTNIEIEKEEDWNRILQIEEEQVQLMCEQILAVKPTLVITEKGVSDLAQHYLLKGGCSALRRVKKSDNNRIARVTGATIVNRVEDLKESDVGTNCGLFKVEMIGDEYFSFLDNCKEPKACTIMLRGGSKDILNEIDRNLQDAMAVARNVMLSPSLSPGGGATEMAVSVKLAEKAKQLEGIQQWPYQAVADAMECIPRTLIQNAGGDPIRLLSQLRAKHAQGNFTTGIDGDKGKIVDMVSYGIWEPEVIKQQSVKTAIESACLLLRVDDIVSGVRKQEE
- the MAD3 gene encoding Mad3p (similar to Saccharomyces cerevisiae BUB1 (YGR188C) and MAD3 (YJL013C); ancestral locus Anc_5.162), with protein sequence MASPPSQNVVNFEEIESQKENILPLREGRSASALSTAIRQPLTEISQVKSCFEQRLINELPTLSDPITLYLEYINWLNNAYPQGGNSKQSGMLTLLERCLSHLKGLVRYKNDVRFLKIWFWYIELFTTNSFMESRDIFVYMLRNGIGSKLALFYEEFTNLLLQKQKFQYAMYILKLGIKNNAKPNLVLEDQLSHLLRKLEEKNIQLENEMLMDPLESIVLGKTRSEFVKRLEFANQNDASSDYNSIKNNVFVDEEELDVELSDKPVDGVYRDGWENFGFKVERSKENDLKISVLEANTNLGELKQYQIPSPKEKKIDEKLPIFRDSIGRSDPVYQMIDTKDQKPEKIDCNFKLIYCEDNESKSGRLEFSLEEILAISRNVYKSFKTNKKHTRGTEEGREEIEDQKEAGAQLKRPKISRKALVSKTLVYSNQGTNFPGKGYISCPMTPKGQATELPDIASVVKPRRLTPILEMRESYSISQSRNSETISDDDKSSSSFISYPLPRSSKD
- the TPH3 gene encoding Tph3p (similar to Saccharomyces cerevisiae YJL016W; ancestral locus Anc_5.164), which gives rise to MGFLDSLKKPVSIKSSLPKFSRSASSLSSRSHPISSRPFQELPPELFATTKPIFKILQAQANKVYFQSSNTEAVWNIKDSSGHFFEATSISLVGSHIIIADSSARAVNVSIIDSSSNINQCEISSVGEFLQFNKGQLSVTCNDFPLLEKFKRLCMISIFEFISTYKALTGTIISSYGLRMSDMHVILNSPFNFKDWCEVYIDGQGWVKVWCHIDKVSKNNNPKTNSDHDAKGKYQIRFYRDDKSTSSKNCVFFIPDNEYVQDIFFYNANSAEPSKSMNEFFEGLQMIKLVGNVRFCSDTDLTDIMDNGSVYSSANNGSGDSSSAALNNESPNTTPKSRTFFSPKGHKRNSSHVSSLTSRSAKKPITNFTTRTNGLLIRPLPHHGVHHLEAMIRFIIPLMDCARLYGRPVQFKTDRTDMNSLMFGLPKLPSVDYFAQEEIAHLMTQDFNPLKEEDTDDTMALTMSRFTGYLQERTTKVPKRNMELNFRTFGDVMGIYNSTRERSKLSSMADEDNSMKELSLSDKSNVSSDTTNVMNQLQVNAHKYPNSMCERPIVASTSPLA